A stretch of the Danio rerio strain Tuebingen ecotype United States chromosome 18, GRCz12tu, whole genome shotgun sequence genome encodes the following:
- the LOC100331080 gene encoding uncharacterized protein codes for MSFTCLLLAGLLLAFTVTASQYYGGSMTFNPRLGTNGSYEVELRYKMAYNDCSQYNHWSCMSGDCGNEVSNVIGTIDSSSNGNNWCQSEGVITKDLSTNRPFELVSMGCCWINNIVAYSGFWNLFSFIDLGVRSDTLVPNRSPISTTLPLLRVPQNCARRYNLLAFDPDDDQVRCRFAQNTECGICNQTDGFTLNQNNCSLSYEQTLVPGVYSFELVLEDFPIRKITLSYTDQPSVERFPISFIRNRRSVIAAATSTTTSTTKQTTTPTTTRTTTKSPTTPTTTKSPTTPTTTRTTTKSLTTPTTTRTTTKSPTTLTTTRTTTKSLTTPTTRTTTKSLTTPTTRTTTKSLTTPTTRTTTKSPTTPTTRTTTKSPTTPTTRTTTKSPTTPTTRTTTKSLTTPTTRTTTKSLTTPTTTRTTTKSLTTPTTTRTTTKSPTTPTTTRTTTKSPTTPTTTRTTTKSPTTPTTTLTTTKSPTTPTTTRTTTKSPTTPTTIPSTTSTTKPTTVTTTTTPASTTTPEPTTTPETTPAPTTIPEPTTTPETTPAPTTIPEPTTTPETTPAPTTIPEPTTTPETTPAPTTIPEPTTTPETTPAPTTIPEPTTTPETTPAPTTTPEPTTTPEITPAPTTIPEPTTTTTETTPEPTTIPEPTTTPETTPAPTIPEPTTTTTIIPTTPAATTTPETTTAPTPAPTTMPEPTTTTTIVPITTPTPAPTTTTTINPPTPAATTTPEPTTTPTPAPTTTPEPTTTTTIVPTTAPTPAPTTTQEPTTTPTPEPTTTPEPTTTTTTNPPTPAATTTPEPTTTTTINPPTPAPTTTPEPTTTSTPAPTTPEPTTTTTINPPTPAATTTPTPAPTTTPEPTTTPEPTTTTTTNPPTPAPTTMLEPTTTPTPEPTTTPEPTTTPTPEPTTTPEPTTTTTTNPPTPAATTTPEPTTTPTTAPTTTPEPTTTTTTNPQTPAPTTTTPEPTTTTTPASTTTPEPTTTTTPASTTTPEPTTTTTTNPPTPAPTTTPEPTTTTTINPPTPAATTTPEPTTTTTTNPPTPAATTTLEPTTTPTPAPTTTTEPTTTPTPEPTTTPEPTTTTTTNPPTPAPTTTLEPTTTTTTNPPTPAATTTPEPTTTPTPEQTTTPEPTTTTTTNPPTSAATTTPEPTTTTTTNPPTPAPTTTPEPTTTTTTNPPTPAATTTPEPTTTPTPEPTTTPEPTTTPTPAPTTTPEPTTTTTTNPPTPAATTTPEPTTTTTTNPPTPAATTTPEPTTTPTPAPTTTPEPTTTPTPAPTTTPEPTTTTTTNPPTPAATTTPEPTTTTTTNPPTPAPTTTPEPTTTTTTNPPTPAATTTPEPTTTTTTNPPTPAATTTPEPTTTTTTNPPTPAATTTPEPTTTPTPEPTTTPEPTTTTTTNPPTPAATTTPEPTTTPTPAPTTTPEPTTTTTTNPPTPAATTTPEPTTTTTTNPPTPAPTTTPEPTTTPTPAPTTTPEPTTTTTINPPTPAPTTTLEPTTTPTPEPTTTPEPTTTTTTNPPTPAATTTPEPTTTPTPAPTTTPEPTTTPTPAPTTTPEPTTTTTTNPPTPAATTTPEPTTTTTTNPPTPAPTTTPEPTTTTTTNPPTPAATTTPEPTTTTTTNPPTPAPTTTPEPTTTPTPAPTTTPEPTTTTTINPPTPAPTTTLEPTTTPTPEPTTTSESTTTTTTNPPTPAPTTTPEPTTTTTINPPTPAPTTTLEPTTTPTPEPTTTPEPTTTTSTNPPTPAATPTPEPTTTPTPAPTTMPEPTTTTTIVPTTTPTPAPTTMPEPTTTTTINPPTPAATTPEPTTTPAPTTTPEPTTTPTITETTLTTTQTTLTEAPIMTPTTTMITLKAPTILPLSKIPLQFSLQVDSLAPSCVEGQYLPLFFYPTPQHGELLQARVNHQFEFRVKAVASFSRIIDVIISGPLNSTKTKTTTGEYVINWTPTQENYGQHFPFCFIAEGQYMSDIYQSEMRCVVAEVISEEPVAHVTCSANSMSVTIVRSSIQNLRGDQLRLIDPSCQLYSNSTDVYASTPLDGCGTTLEVTDNELIFKNKVTTFADPQDIKIRNNNIEIEIMCVYQKNADVSQEFDIHKSPIKVSEKSYGTMNYHFEFYPSNSFQNMTDPSAFPLEYNVGDMIYMKIEPDYPVPNTELFLESCMATPFDTPNYPVSYPIITNGCKMDETVHFFSSHTPYVEFEIAAFKFTGFQDQVFISCSIVVCEVGVPNTRCSQGCINSTVAPPSHNINKRDAPLQTSNHIISQGPIRLRRSPSQVTVNLGLNVNLAVVAGCMVAITAIICAVIVYTSKMPRIRSKSLPSHDF; via the exons ATGTCTTTCACATGTCTCCTCCTGGCCGGGCTTCTGCTGGCCTTCACCGTAACAGCCTCACAATATTATGGAGGATCAATGACCTTTAACCCAAGATTGGGCACTAATGGCTCGTACGAG GTGGAACTTCGCTACAAGATGGCCTACAATGACTGTTCCCAGTATAACCACTGGTCCTGCATGTCTGGAGACTGTGGAAATGAGGTCAGTAACGTGATTGGAACAATAGATTCGAGTTCCAATGGAAACAACTGGTGTCAGTCTGAGGGAGTCATAACAAAGGATTTATCCACCAACAGACCATTTGAGTTAGT GTCAATGGGTTGCTGTTGGATCAACAACATAGTCGCATACTCCGGATTCTGGAATCTTTTTTCTTTCATTGATCTGGGAGTGAGATCAGACACTTTAGTGCCTAACAGATCCCCAATCTCTACCACTCTACCACTTCTTAG AGTTCCTCAAAACTGTGCCAGGAGGTACAACCTTTTAGCCTTTGATCCAGATGATGACCAGGTCAGATGCAGATTTGCACAAAACACTGAGTGTGGAATCTGCAACCAAACTGATGGTTTCACTTTAAATCAG aaTAACTGCTCTCTGTCCTATGAACAAACCCTGGTCCCTGGAGTTTATTCATTTGAGCTGGTACTGGAGGATTTCCCCATTCGCAAGATAACTCTGTCCTACACCGATCAACCTTCAGTGGAAAGATTTCCAATCAGTTTCATCAGAAACAGACGCAGTGTTATTGCTGCAGCAACATCTACAACAACATCCACAACAAAGCAGACAACAACACCTACAACAACACGCACAACAACAAAATCTCCAACAACACCTACAACAACAAAATCTCCAACAACACCTACAACAACACGTACAACCACAAAATCTCTAACAACACCTACAACAACACGTACAACCACAAAATCTCCAACAACACTTACCACAACACGCACAACCACAAAATCTCTAACAACACCTACAACACGCACAACCACAAAATCTCTAACAACACCTACAACACGCACAACCACAAAATCTCTAACAACACCTACAACACGCACAACCACTAAATCTCCAACAACACCTACAACACGCACAACCACAAAATCTCCAACAACACCTACAACACGCACAACCACAAAATCTCCAACAACACCTACAACACGCACAACCACAAAATCTCTAACAACACCTACAACACGCACAACCACAAAATCTCTAACAACACCTACAACAACACGCACAACCACGAAATCTCTAACAACACCTACAACAACACGCACAACCACAAAATCTCCAACAACACCTACAACAACACGCACAACCACAAAATCTCCGACAACACCTACAACAACACGCACAACCACGAAATCTCCAACAACACCTACAACAACACTCACAACAACTAAATCTCCAACAACACCTACAACAACACGCACAACCACAAAATCTCCAACAACACCTACaacaataccttcaacaacttcAACAACAAAACCTACAACAGTAACCACAACAACCACACCTGCATCAACAACAACAccagaacccacaacaacaccAGAAACCACACCTGCACCAACAACAATAccagaacccacaacaacaccAGAAACCACACCTGCACCAACAACAATAccagaacccacaacaacaccAGAAACCACACCTGCACCAACAACAATAccagaacccacaacaacaccAGAAACCACACCTGCACCAACAACAATAccagaacccacaacaacaccAGAAACCACACCTGCACCAACAACAATAccagaacccacaacaacaccAGAAACCACACCTGCACCAACAACAACAccagaacccacaacaacaccAGAAATCACACCTGCACCAACAACAATAccagaacccacaacaacaacaacagaaaccacacctgaaccaacaacaataccagaacccacaacaacaccAGAAACCACACCTGCACCAACAATAccagaacccacaacaaccaCCACAATAATTCCTACAACACCTGCAGCCACAACAACACCAGAAACCACAACAGCACCCACACCtgcaccaacaacaatgccagaacccacaacaaccaCTACAATAGTTCCTATAACAACACCCACACCTGCACCAACAACAACCACCACAATAAATCCCCCAACACCTGCAGCCACAACAACACCAGAACCTACAACAACACCCACACCTGCACCAACAACAACgccagaacccacaacaacaaccacaatagTTCCTACAACAGCACCCACACCTGCACCAACAACAACGCAAGAACCAACAACAACACCCACACCTGAACCAACAACAACGCCAGAACCCACAACAACTACCACAACAAATCCTCCAACACCTGCAGCCACAACAACGccagaacccacaacaaccaCCACAATAAATCCTCCAACACCTGCACCAACAACAACACCAGAACCCACAACAACATCCACACCTGCACCAACAACACCAGAGCCCACAACAACCACCACAATAAATCCTCCAACACCTGCAGCCACAACAACACCCACACCTGCACCAACAACAACACCAGAACCAACAACAACGCCAGAACCCACAACAACTACCACAACAAATCCTCCAACACCTGCACCAACAACAATGCTagaacccacaacaacacccacacctgaaccaacaacaacgccagaacccacaacaacacccacacctgaaccaacaacaacgccagaacccacaacaaccaCCACAACAAATCCGCCAACACCTGCAGCCACAACAACAccagaacccacaacaacacccACAACTGCACCAACAACAACGCCAGAACCCACAACAACTACCACAACAAATCCTCAAACACctgcaccaacaacaacaacgccAGAACCCACAACAACTACCACACCTGCATCAACAACAACGCCAGAACCCACAACAACTACCACACCTGCATCAACAACAACACCAGAACCCACAACAACTACCACAACAAATCCTCCAACACCTGCACCAACAACAACGccagaacccacaacaaccaCCACAATAAATCCTCCAACACCTGCAGCCACAACAACACCAGAACCCACAACAACTACCACAACAAATCCTCCAACACCTGCAGCCACAACAACACTagaacccacaacaacacccacacctgcaccaacaacaacgacagaacccacaacaacacccACACCTGAACCAACAACAACGCCAGAACCCACAACAACTACCACAACAAATCCTCCAACACCTGCACCAACAACAACGCTAGAACCCACAACAACTACCACAACAAATCCTCCAACACCTGCAGCCACAACAACAccagaacccacaacaacacccACACCTGAACAAACAACAACGCCAGAACCCACAACAACTACCACAACAAATCCTCCAACTTCTGCAGCCACAACAACACCAGAACCCACAACAACTACCACAACAAATCCTCCAACACCTGCACCAACAACAACACCAGAACCCACAACAACTACCACAACAAATCCTCCAACACCTGCAGCCACAACAACAccagaacccacaacaacacccacacctgaaccaacaacaacgccagaacccacaacaacacccACACCTGCACCAACAACAACGCCAGAACCCACAACAACTACCACAACAAATCCTCCAACACCTGCAGCCACAACAACACCAGAACCCACAACAACTACCACAACAAATCCTCCAACACCTGCAGCCACAACAACAccagaacccacaacaacacccacacctgcaccaacaacaacgccagaacccacaacaacacccACACCTGCACCAACAACAACGCCAGAACCCACAACAACTACCACAACAAATCCTCCAACACCTGCAGCCACAACAACACCAGAACCCACAACAACTACCACAACAAATCCTCCAACACCTGCACCAACAACAACGCCAGAACCCACAACAACTACCACAACAAATCCTCCAACACCTGCAGCCACAACAACACCAGAACCCACAACAACTACCACAACAAATCCTCCAACACCTGCAGCCACAACAACACCAGAACCCACAACAACTACCACAACAAATCCTCCAACACCTGCAGCCACAACAACAccagaacccacaacaacacccACACCTGAACCAACAACAACGCCAGAACCCACAACAACTACCACAACAAATCCTCCAACACCTGCAGCCACAACAACAccagaacccacaacaacacccACACCTGCACCAACAACAACGCCAGAACCCACAACAACTACCACAACAAATCCTCCAACACCTGCAGCCACAACAACACCAGAACCCACAACAACTACCACAACAAATCCTCCAACACCTGCACCAACAACAACgccagaacccacaacaacacccacacctgcaccaacaacaacaccagaacccacaacaaccaCCACAATAAATCCTCCAACACCTGCACCAACAACAACACTagaacccacaacaacacccACACCTGAACCAACAACAACGCCAGAACCCACAACAACTACCACAACAAATCCTCCAACACCTGCAGCCACAACAACAccagaacccacaacaacacccacacctgcaccaacaacaacgccagaacccacaacaacacccACACCTGCACCAACAACAACGCCAGAACCCACAACAACTACCACAACAAATCCTCCAACACCTGCAGCCACAACAACACCAGAACCCACAACAACTACCACAACAAATCCTCCAACACCTGCACCAACAACAACGCCAGAACCCACAACAACTACCACAACAAATCCTCCAACACCTGCAGCCACAACAACACCAGAACCCACAACAACTACCACAACAAATCCTCCAACACCTGCACCAACAACAACgccagaacccacaacaacacccacacctgcaccaacaacaacaccagaacccacaacaaccaCCACAATAAATCCTCCAACACCTGCACCAACAACAACACTagaacccacaacaacacccACACCTGAACCAACAACAACATCAGAATCCACAACAACTACCACAACAAATCCTCCAACACCTGCACCCACAACAACGccagaacccacaacaaccaCCACAATAAATCCTCCAACACCTGCACCAACAACAACACTagaacccacaacaacacccACACCTGAACCAACAACAACGCCAGAACCCACAACAACTACCTCAACAAATCCTCCAACACCTGCAGCCACACCAACgccagaacccacaacaacacccacacctgcaccaacaacaatgccagAACCAACAACAACCACCACAATAGTTCCTACAACAACACCCACACCCGCACCAACGACAATGccagaacccacaacaaccaCCACAATAAATCCTCCAACACCTGCAGCCACAACAccagaacccacaacaacaccTGCACCCACGACAACACCTGAACCCACAACAACCCCTACAATAACTGAAACAACTCTTACAACAACACAAACAACCCTTACAGAAGCACCTATAATGACTCCTACAACTACCATGATAACATTGAAAGCACCAACTATTTTACCACTGAGCAAAATTCCTCTTCAGTTTTCTCTTCAAG TTGACAGTCTAGCACCATCTTGTGTTGAGGGTCAATATCTGCCACTGTTCTTCTACCCAACACCTCAACATGGAGAACTCTTGCAGGCTCGTGTAAATCATCAGTTTGAGTTCAGAGTGAAGGCTGTTGCATCTTTTTCAAG AATTATTGATGTCATCATTAGTGGACCATTAAACAGCACAAAGACCAAAACTACCACTGGGGAATATGTGATTAACTGGACACCAACTCAAGAAAACTATGGTCAACACTTTCCATTTTGCTTCATTGCAGAAGGACAATACAT GTCTGATATTTACCAGTCTGAGATGAGGTGTGTTGTTGCAGAGGTCATTAGTGAAG AACCCGTGGCACATGTAACCTGCTCAGCAAACTCAATGTCAGTCACAATAGTGAGATCTTCCATCCAAAACCTCAGGGGTGACCAACTGAGACTGATAGATCCGTCTTGCCAGCTTTACTCCAACAGTACTGATGTGTACGCCAGCACACCTCTTGATGGATGTGGCACTACGTTAGAG GTGACAGACAACGAACTCATCTTTAAGAATAAAGTCACCACATTTGCCGATCCCCAGGACATTAAAATCAGAAATAACAACATAGAAATTGAAATTATGTGCGTGTACCAGAAAAACGCAGATGTTTCACAGGAGTTTGATATTCACAAGTCTCCAATCAAAGTCTCAGAAAAGAGTTATGGCACAATGAACTATCACTTTGAGTTTTACCCATCTAACAGTTTCCAAAACATGACGGATCCAAGTGCCTTCCCTCTTGAGTATAATGTGGGAGATATGATCTACATGAAGATCGAGCCTGACTATCCAGTCCCAAACACTGAGCTGTTTCTTGAGTCCTGTATGGCTACGCCTTTTGATACTCCCAATTACCCAGTCTCCTACCCCATCATCACCAATGG ATGCAAGATGGATGAAACGGTTCACTTTTTCTCAAGTCACACACCATACGTTGAGTTTGAAATAGCGGCTTTCAAATTCACTGGGTTTCAAGACCAG GTGTTCATCAGCTGCTCCATCGTCGTATGTGAGGTAGGCGTTCCCAACACTCGCTGCTCTCAAGGCTGCATCAACAGCACCGTTGCCCCACCTTCACACAACATTAACAAAAGAGACGCACCCCTCCAGACCAGCAATCACATCATCTCCCAGGGACCCATACGGCTGAGGAGGAGCCCATCAC AGGTGACTGTGAATCTGGGATTGAATGTAAACCTTGCTGTCGTTGCTGGGTGTATGGTGGCCATTACTGCTATAATTTGCGCTGTGATCGTCTACACATCCAAGATGCCCAGGATCAGAAGCAAGTCCTTGCCATCACACGACTTTTGA